ataaaGTTAGCCATTTCCCTATAGTCAGACATGTggattactttaaatattttactactCCATGTAAACCATACTGGAATGAACATTTCCCATACTATGATGTGAGTATCATCATGAAACCCACACATGCAAATGCTGTATGTGCATGTGACCTGCAGACAGCCCTCATTTCTCGTTAGCCCTCACTTGCTCCTAATAGAGACTtaacagagaaggggggggatgggggggatgagtacaccagggcctccagctactgcaaacgaactccagatgcatgtgcccccttgtgcatctggctaacgtgggtcctggggaatcgaacgtggggtcctttgcctttgcaggcaaatgccttaaccacgaaggcatctctccagtcccaattttttttttctctacctctttctattCATTGCAGatattatttctgtatttttaaccACATCATACAGTTCTGAGGAAGGGCGCCAGGAGCTTGCCTGATGCCCAGGGAGCCGCTCTCAGTCATCCAAAACAGGGAGGGTTGCAGTAAGCACCTAGCATGGGAGACGGGCTCAGCTTCTCTACCAGTTAGACAGCGAGCGGCAGCATGAGAACTGCCCTAAAAACACGAAGCTGCGCTGAATGAGAAGAGGGCGGTCCGGGAACGCTGGCAGACACGGCGACGGATCAGCTCCCTCTCCTGGTAACAAACCTCAAAGAAATCACACTTACTCTTCTTGGGATATTAAACAAGGCAGATGGGGGCTGgtgcgatggctcagtggttaaggcacttgcctgaaaagcctaatgacctgcctttgattccccagcacccatgtaaagccagatgcacacactggcacatgcatctggagcttagctgtactggcaagaagccctggtgcgtgcacgcgcactctctctctccttgcaaataaataaaaatattttttaaaaaggcatgtcaCATGACGATAACATAACATGAATTACTCATGCCACGCTCTCATTATTGATGTGATatttatgtgcacacacacacacaccatttatcatttataatattaaaacaaGATGTTGGATAAgaaatgttgggggctggagagagagctggctcagcagttaaaggtgctagcttgaaaaccctgatggcccaggttcaattctccagtacccaagtaaagccagatgcacaaagtggcacatgcatctggagtttgtttacaatggcaagaggccctggcacactcatatactctctctgtctgccttttatcctctgtctcaaatgaaatttttttaaaatttatttatttatttatttgagagcaacagacacagagagaaagacagatagagggagagagagagaatgggcgcgccagggcttccagcccctgcaaacgaactccagacgcgtgcgcccccttgtgcatctggctaacatgggacctggggaacctagcctcgaaccgggtccttaggcttcacaggcaagcacttaaccgctaagctatctctccagcccgaaattattttttaaaatattttttgttcattatttatttatttatttgagagcgacagacacagagagaaagacagatagagggagagagagagaatgggcgcgccaaggcttccagcctctgcaaatgaactccagatgcgtgagcccccttgtgcatctggctaacgtgggacctggggaaccgagcctcgaaccggagtccttaggcttcacaggcaagcacttaaccgacaagccatctccccagccccgaaattatgtttttttaaagaaatgtttggcgctggggagatggcttggcggttaaggtgcttgcctgcaaagccaaaggacccaggttcgattccccaggacccaggtaagccagatgcacaaggtggtgcatgccatctggagtttgtttgcagtggctggaggccctagtgtgcccattctctcttcctcacctctctctctcaatctgtttcgcttgctctccaataaataagcaaaaattttttaaaagaaatgtttggccaggcgtggtggcacacgcctttaatcccagcacttgggaagcagagataggaggatcgctgtgagttcgaggctaccctgtgatgacatagtgaattccaggtcagccacggctagagagagaccctacctcagaaaataaataaaataaaataaaaaagaaagaatgaaagaaacgtTTGGTCTATCTCAACAGAACTCGCCTCACCCGTGATCTTGATGAGGGGAACAGAAAGACTAACGTCAGTATTAACTGAGATTGTCTTGTAAATACTAAATCCAAAGTTTCATTCTTACTTgagcttcccttccttttccttctcaagTTATCCTCCGCCTGCCCAGGTTCTTAAATAAATTCAACTTGTAAAAAGCCGGGCTTTTGAGTTCTCCTGGGAGGTGAAACCTTCATAATTTAGTTTCTTCGTTTTCTCTCTGTGATGAACCTACACTGATCTCTCTTTCCGTGCAGTGAATACCAACAGCTGGAAATAAACTAACACCGTTTTGCAAAATACAAATGGAAGGAAACACGTTTTCTCACCCACCAACGCGCGTTCGGATTTAAAACGCACTGAAGTAAACGATCACCTTCTCTGGTGACAGCTGAATGAGGACTCAGATGGCAGCGGACACCCAAGTGACCCTACGGGACCACAGGGGGCTCCTGCTGCCAACTCTGGGAGTGGCTGTCCATACTCAGCTCCTGCCACGGTGGGTCTGCGGCTCTGAGGTGCAGGTAAGTACGCAGAGAACGCCAGTCATGGGCACAAGGGAGGAAGCGCACTGGGGTTTGAGAAAGGTGCCATGCTTGCAAAATAGGGAGCTCGGAACGCACGAGTTTCGGCTGCCCAGAAACCAACCAAATCCTTTACATCCCCCGTAGTCTTAGCTCCCTGACCATGTGATTTGCTCGTCCTTCCGACTCTGAAAAGAGAGTCCGGATGGCCCGGGAGCGGCGCTCAGAAGTGCTCCAGCCGCTCACTGCCCAACACGGCCAGCCCACCTTGAGCTCGGTGTCACTCCCTGGATCCCTCTGGTCACTCGCACAGGCCTTGGGTCCCAAGAGCTCCTCGGGGGCTGTCCCCCAACCCGGATCGCGTCCGCGCCCTGCACGCCGCCCACGGCTGTCTTTGCTAAAGTTCTTAGGCCTTCTCCGTTGACCCATCAGGAAAAGTAGGGACCAAAATACCACATCCTAGGGATGCTCTGGGGGCTCGCTGGGAAATACCCACATCCTAGAGATGTCTGGGGAGGGGGCTCCCAGAGATATACCCACTCTGTGCTCTATCCATTAGAAATACCCACATCCTAGAGATGCTTTGGTGGGGGAGGGCTCCCAGAGAAACATCTACATCCCAGAGATGTTCTGGGGGCTCCTGGAACCCCAAGTACGGGCTGGCTGGCTCTGCCCCGGTTCACCCAGCCCAGGGAAGAGCCAGATTATCACGGAGGTCGAGGGCGGGTCCCGGAGGCCAGGCGCTCGGTCCCCGGGCCAGGATGCACGTCCGGCTGGTGACCCTCCCTCCGTCCTTCCCCACTTGTCCGTTTTGGACCtcgccggggggggggggggggggtggacaccATGGCCCGGAGGGAAGGGACGAGCGGCTCGGGTGGTGGAGAGCCGGGCCGCGGGAGGCCGCTTACCACGACGTGCGCTCCGGGCAGGGCGAGGGGCTTGGGGCTCATGAGCGGGGACACCATGTAGAGCAGCATCACGAAGGCCACGAGGCAGGCGGCGGCCAGCAGCAGCatggcgcggcgcggcgcgggcgGCGCAGGCTCCGGGCGACCGGCGATCGGTCACGCGCAGCGCGGGCCCGGCGACTTGTTTGGGTTTTGCAGCCGAGGGCGggacggcggcggcgggcggagggggaagaggaggagcccCGGGGGCGGGGCTGCGCGGAGGCCGCCGTGGGCCCGGGAGGGGGGCCGAGCTCGGCCGCCACGCCCCCGCCCAGGACCCGGTCCCCACCGACGCCCCCTGCCGCGCGCTCCCGGGGTGCGCCACCCACGCGATGGAACGCGTCctgggcatggggggggggaccCTGGGTGTGCGCAGGTGGCATcgcccccctcccccttcccgccctcccccccccccacgccccggCGCTCCAGACCCCAGTTCCCGCCAGTTCGCtgtccccacccccgcccccggcTGGCACGCAAGTGATAGCTTTGGGGTCTCGTTCAGCGCCCACTCTGAAATCCCAAGGTGCCAGCCATGTCGCGCGCTCCCGGCGTTCCGTAGAAAATGGTCCCGGCTCACTTTCGCTTTCTGCCACCCTAAGGCGCGCTGGAAACGGCCCTGCGATATTCCCGGTTCGCCCAGATAGGAGTGCACCTGACGACCACAAAACAAGCCGGCTTTCTGCGGATTTCTTGTCCTCCTCGTCGTGgtggcttggttttgtttttcgagcaaggtctggctgacctggaattcactctgtagtctcagggtggcctcgaactcacagtgatcctcctacttctacctcccgagtgctgggattaaaagcgtaaaCTTTTGCTACCAGGGCCAgcctagatttttgtttgtttgtttgtttttaaggaagggtttcactctatctctcagggtgacctcgaactcatggcgattctcatacctctgcctcccaagtgctgggattaaaggcgtgcgccaccacgctgggcctaAATCTACCCTTTTTGAGTGTACAATTAAATGAtttagggctgggattaaaggcatgcgccaccactctcggctgatttttttttttttttttccaggagagagagggaaagagagacgaTGGGTGTGCCTAAGGGTCTCTAGCCCTTGCAGACGAACAACAGATGcccgcaccactttgtgcgtctggctttatgtgagtactagggaatcgaacccagcaattaggctttgcaagcaaaagcaccttaaccgatgGGCTATCCCTCTAGCACTTTAGGGAGATTTCATTCACGCATCCTAAGCTTGCAATTCAGCGATTTAAAGTGGTCAGTGGTTTTTGACAGAGAGTTGTGCAACTGTCATTACCACCAATTTGACACAAAACTCTGTCATCTTTCATTAATCACACCCCAGGCCTAGACACTATATATTTGCCTGTTCTGGTtatcgctctttctctctcctctcctctccctccctgtctctacctctctttttctctgtgtgtatgtgtctctcaAAGTCTTCATTTAATTGTGAATTTCTGCATACAGATTCCAGACATGCGCCTCTGGCATCCtgtgaatactgaggaattgaaccacatcaggctttgcaagtaagcaacttaactgctgagccacctcccctgccctctttcttggctttttgaggcaggtcctcagtgaagcccaggctggcctggaactctcggtgatcctcctgcctcagcatccctaATGCTGGGATCTAAGGCCAGCGGCACTGGGCAAGGTTCTGTTCTGGGCACCTGTAAGTGCGGACGTAACATGCAGCTGTTTCGTCTGGCATCTTTCAGCATGGCCTTAAGGTGGTCCATCGCGTGTGATATATTTGTATTTCATCTCACTTATTGCCAAGTAATACCCTACTGTGTGGCCACATTGCTTCTTCCACTCGTCTGTGCTGGGTATTATTACTTGCTCTTAAAATTAATCCTGCACCCATTCACATACAAGTTTTTGAGTAGACATATATTTGAATTTCTCTTTCTAGATCTAGGACCAGAATTAGTTGCTGGGTCTCATGCCTCCCTGCTTAGACATTTGAGGGACGGATTACCAGAccgttttctttttaaaatcttatttacttatttgcaaggagagggggagagagagaatgaatgggtgcaccagggcctctagtcactgcaaaatgaactccagatgcatgcaccactttgtgcatctggttttaggtggggaCCAAGGAAtcgaactcaagtcattaggcattgcaggccagggccttaaccactgagccatttctccaaccccagacTATTTTCGCAAGTAGCTGCACCCTTATACACCCCTGCcagtctccccaccccaccccacttaCACCCCCACGCTCAATTAGCATCTGTCTCTATTAGTATAACCTTTCTACTAGACATGAAGTCACATTGTGGTTTTGACTTGCGTAAAGTACATGTTTGTGTTTGCTTAgtgtctttttaaagaaatgttatcGTATTTAGAAATAGCAGAAGAAACTAGTTTGACCTTTTTTCTTATCTCATTGCCTACAGTTAAACTGAGGTACTCTTAAatcttcattgcttttttttttttttgcttttttattcagtttttcttttttaaaaatgtttcatttatttatgagagaaagaggcagagagtgccagagcctctagctaccgcaaatgaactccacatgcacgtaccaccttgtgcatctggcttacatgggcactggggaatagaacctgggtccttagtgccttaactgctagctaagccatctctccagttctaaaacaatttcttaattttttttctctttttattttcttaaattagtttttttttatttttatttatttttttttaattttttttaattttttatttatttatttgagagtgacagacacagagagaaagacagatagagggagagagagagaatgggcgcgccagggcttccagcctctgcaaacgaactccagacgcgtgcgcccccttgtgcatctggctaacgtgggacctggggaaccgagcctcgaaccggggtccttaggcttcacaggcaagcacttaaccgctaaaccatctctccagccctatttttattttttttatcagaaagagtctcactctagcccaggctgacctagaactcactctgtagttccaggctgacctctaactcatagccatcctcctacctttgcctccccagtactaggattaaagatgtgcaccaccagccgggcatggtgttgcatgcctttaatcccagcactccgtaggcagaggtaggaggatcgcggtgagttcaaggccaccctgagactccatagtgaattccaggtcagcttggctagagtgaaaccttaccttcaaaaaccaaaaaaaaaaaaaaagatgtgtaccaccacagcctAAACTGACATATTTTTGAGGGCGCAGTCCTAAAGACCGGTGACACACCAGTTGCCAGTTTGAGGGGTTCCCAAACCACCTTCTGTTGATGGATAGGCCTGCTGAAGAAAACTGCTGCTTGGAAAACTCCCTGGCAGCTGTTAACCCTGGCAGTTCTGTTTAATGCAGGCAAAGGATCCAGATCAAAGCCAGCCAAGTACAACAAGCTCTCAGGACAAAGTCTGGACAGTCTCAACAAGGCTGCTGCTGTCAACCCCCGCGCGGTCAGGGTGCTGCCTCAATTACCCTCCCAGCTGCGACATGTGACTATAGGCTTGGATATTGCCAATGGGGACAATCGCCTCTACTTATCTGTCCAGAGTTTCACTTGCAGTCTCATTATATAGGCTCGATTGAAGATTGTCCATGAGATGGAACTCAAGTTTCCAAGTACGCTGGTactgcagtggcagaaagcacccaCCTGGGTGACTTGGCTGGTTGTCCTGGCATGGCCAGCCCCTGCTGAACAAAGACTCTTCTATCAGACCTTCCGGAGTGAAGACTTAACTTCCCTCTGGATGAGGATGAATGCTTCACTATCTAGGCCAGCACCTGAACCCTTCGGCCGAACTATCTTATAGCAAAACAAACATGGTTCTGTCACTTAGAGGAGCCTCTGGGGAATCAAAGGTTCCTAAACTCCATTTCCTAATACCTTTGTCCATCAGTCAAGTATTATAATCTCACCAACAATACTCATATGACATTGAACCACAGTTCAATAAGCAACataacttcaaaaataaaagtcaggctggagagatggcttagcggttaagcacttgcctgtgaagcctaaggaccccggttcgagccttggttccccaggacccacgttagccagatgcagaagggggcacacgcgtctggagttcgtttgcagtggctggaagccctggcgcgcccattctctctctctctctctatctgtctttctgtgtctgtcgctctcaaataaataaataaaaaatgaacaacaaaaaaataaaaaaataaaagtccacaGGACTTAAGGGTAAACACCTGgagtcccagcatttggaagaggaggaaggaggatcagaagttcaagttcaatCTTAGCTACATAAATTGCCAAGGCTCTTCatcaagggtaggactccttacaagatactcttccagacacaaaatggtctggatatccatgaccttgcagtgcctggcactacctacacaagactctcataataggaagaaaagatgataaataacattaaagtaaaagagagactagttgaaagaggcaggggatatgatggagagtggtgtgACAAAGGTGAAAGgggtgagggaattatcatggtctattgtctatacttatggaagttgtcaataatgctttttaaaaaagtctttgctACAAGAAGTTCACAGGAAACCTAGGCTCCATGCGATCctgcccaaaagaaaaaaagaaagaaagaagggaaggaaggaaggaagggaggaaagagaaaagaaagaagaaaggaaaaagaaaaaaaggaaggaaggaaggagaaaggaaagaaggtaggaagaaagaaagaaggaaataaaggcagaaaaatacaaaataagaatgtAATAAAAGTCCAAAGAGGCTAGGGTGCTGGAGTGAtgtctcagctgttaaaggtactagcttgcaaagccaccccacataaaaccagatgggtATTTgcctgcagcagcaagagacactgacACAGTTTTGTGTgcataaacatgtgtgtgtgtgtgtgtgtgtgtgcgcacacacacacacacacacacacacacacaaagctgtttgttttgagataagatcttgctccactgctcaggctggcctccaattcccAAGTTCAtgtgaactcacagaaattccaGAACATAAAGTACaacaattaatttatatttttcaaattcacACATATTTACATGAAGtatttatgaaaacaaaaatcgCTTCTACAACAAGAAACAACATTACAAGCTTGGCTTGGGGCCATGGGTCTATAGttatagcacttgggagtctggaATGCAGGGATcacttg
This sequence is a window from Jaculus jaculus isolate mJacJac1 chromosome 15, mJacJac1.mat.Y.cur, whole genome shotgun sequence. Protein-coding genes within it:
- the LOC123455113 gene encoding uncharacterized protein LOC123455113, yielding MARRGAGGAGSGRPPRAGRRRRAEGEEEEPRGRGCAEAAVGPGGGPSSAATPPPRTRSPPTPPAARSRGALETALRYSRFAQIGVHLTTTKQAGFLRISCPPRRGGLVLFFEQGERGKERRWVCLRVSSPCRRTTDARTTLCVWLYIPDMRLWHPVNTEELNHIRLCKQRIQIKASQVQQALRTKSGQSQQGCCCQPPRGQGAASITLPAATCDYRLGYCQWGQSPLLICPEFHLQSHYIGSIEDCP